The Oryza glaberrima chromosome 9, OglaRS2, whole genome shotgun sequence genome includes a window with the following:
- the LOC127783640 gene encoding ubiquitin-conjugating enzyme E2-17 kDa-like, protein MASKRIQKELMDLRKDPPTSCSAGPAGEDLFHWQATIMGPSDSPYAGGVFFVNIHFPPDYPFKPPKVNFQTKVYHPNINSNGSICLDILKEQWSPALTISKVLLSISSLLTDPNPDDPLVPEIAHVYKSQRPRYEETARAWTQKYAMG, encoded by the exons ATGGCAAGCAAAAGGATTCAGAAGGAACTCATGGATTTGCGGAAGGATCCACCAACATCATGCAGTGCTGGGCCTGCAGGAGAGGATTTATTCCATTGGCAGGCCACAATCATGGGCCCTAGCGACAGCCCCTACGCTGGTGGGGTGTTCTTTGTTAACATCCATTTCCCCCCTGACTACCCTTTTAAGCCTCCAAAAGTGAACTTCCAAACAAAG GTGTATCACCCAAACATCAACTCCAATGGAAGCATTTGCCTTGACATCCTCAAGGAGCAGTGGAGCCCAGCATTGACCATATCAAAGGTCCTCCTATCCATCAGCTCTCTTCTCACTGACCCCAACCCAGATGATCCCCTTGTCCCAGAGATCGCCCACGTCTACAAGAGCCAGAGGCCACGTTATGAGGAGACGGCGAGGGCCTGGACCCAGAAATACGCAATGGGTTAG